Part of the Novosphingobium sp. ZN18A2 genome, CCAGCACCACGTCGGAATACATCTGGATGAACCGGCGATAGCTGTCCCACGCAAAGCGCGGGTCGCCCGAACCGGCGGCCAGCCCTTCCACCGTTTCGTCATTAAGGCCCAGGTTCAGCACGGTATCCATCATGCCCGGCATCGAGACACGCGCGCCCGAACGGACCGAGACCAGCAGCGGGTTCTTCGCATCGCCGAAGGTGCGCCCGGTGGCTTTTTCAACGTGCTTTACGCCCTGCTCCACCGCGGCGCGCAGCGCATCGTCGAAGGTCTTGCCGTTCTGGTTGTAGAGCGTGCAGACTTCCGTGCTGATCGTGAAGCCCGGCGGCACCGGCAGGCCGATAGAGGCCATTTCGGCAAGGTTTGCCCCCTTCCCCCCGGTGATCGTCTTGTCGCGTGAGCGAGGATCGTCGCTGGTCGCGCCGCCGCCGAAGTGGAATACGTATTCGTTCATTTTTCCGGGCCGTTTCCTGATGAAGTTGACGGTGTTGACGGTTCCCTGGGGAGCGGTTGTTCAGCCTTCGATACGGCTGAAATCGGCCACTTTGTGCACTGCAGCACGAAAGCGGTCAAGCAAGGCGAGGCGCGCGGCGCGCTTTTCTTCGTCGGCGTCGTTGACGGTGACGGAATCGAAGAAAGCGTCAATCGGGGCGCGCAGCGAAGCGAGCGCTTCCATCGCGGCGGTAAAATCTTCCGCGGCCACGGCCGCGTCGGCGCGGGGTTCGGCGGTGTCGAGAGCGTCCATCAGCGCCTTTTCCGCAGGTTCGGGCGTGTAGGACAGGGGATTCGTCATGCCAGCGGACGCTGGCATCGCTGCCGGAGACGCGCCCCCGCCCGAGACCCCAGCTTCCGCTGGGGTGACGGTGGAGGATGGGTAGTCTTCCTTCTTCAGAATGTTCGCGGCGCGCTTGTATCCGGCGAGCAGATTGGTGCCGTCTTCGGTGCCGATGAAGGCTTGCAGCGCATGGACGCGGGCGAGCAGGCGGACGAGATCGTCTTCCCCACCGAGCGCGAAGACCGCGTCGATCAGATCGTGGCGGACGCCTGCTTCGCGTTGCTGGACCTTGAGGCGGTCGGCGAAGAAGTCGAGAAGGTCCATAGTTGCTGCCTTGGACCGGATCATTATCAAACTAGCCTGTTCATTAGACTGTTTGGTCGCAGCTTCGATCAACGGATCGAACATCTCGCGCCAACCGAGTGCTGTTCGCAATTTTGCGATAGAATCGACAGTCGGCCAAATTCGAGCAAGCGGCGATATTTGCTCACGAAACCCGACGTTTGACGCGGCGAATAGCCCGGCCAGCAACAGAGGGAGTCTAATGTCGTTGGATTGAATTACCGAGAGGAAGCCTATCGCTGCACGACGCAATGCGAACGGGTCTTTAGAACCGCTAGGAGGCATTTCACCATAGAAGAACCCAGCCAACGTATCCAGCTTATCCGCCAGCGATACCGCCACCGTCACCGGCGCAGTGGGCACTTCGTCGCCCTGCCCCACCGGCTTGTAGTGATCGCGGATCGCGTCGGCCACTTCGCCGGGCAAGCCCTCGGCGCGGGCGTAATAGCCGCCCATCAGGCCTTGCAGTTCGGGAAACTCGCCGACCATTTCGGTAACAAGGTCCGCCTTGCACAGGCGCGCGGCCTGTTCGGCCATGTCGGCCAGTTGTTCTTTCGTCATGCCAGCGGAAGCTGGCATCGCCGTCGGTTGCGCGCTGCCGGCAGCGGTCCCGGCTTTCGCCGGGACGACGATATCGGATTCCACCAGCCAGCGCGCCAGCTTGGCCACGCGCTCCACCTTGTCGGCCACGGTGCCCAGCTTCTCGTGGAAGGTGATGCGTTCCAGCTTCTTCGCCTGCTCGGCCAGCGGCACCTTGCGGTCCTGGTCCCAGAAGAAGCGCGCGTCCGAAAGGCGGGCGGCCAGCACCTTGCGGTTGCCGTCGACGATGGCCGTACCGCCGTCGATCGCGTCGATATTCGCGGTGCAGACGAAGGCGTTGGCCAGCTTGCCCTGCTTATCCTCGCACACGAAATACTTCTGGTTGACGCGCGCGGTGAGCTGGATGACCTCGGGCGGAACCTCAAGGAAGTCCTCTTCGAAACGGCCGAGCATCGGCACCGGCCATTCGGTCAACCCCGCATTCTCGATGACCAGCCCTTCGTCCTCGACCAGCGTGAGGCCGGCCTCGCTGGCCACTTCGCGCGCACGGTCACGGATCAGCGCTTCTCGCTCTGCATGATCCACGATCACGTGGGCCTGCCGCAGCTTGTCCGCATAGTCGTGCGCGCCGTCGATCACGACATCACCCGAATAGTGGAAGCGGTGGCCGCGCGTGACCTGGCCGGACGCGATGCCGCCCACCTCGCATTCGACCACGTCCTGATCCAGCAGCGCGACGATGCCCGAAAGCGGGCGCACCCAGCGCAGGCTTTCGGTCGAAAGCGATGCCGCGCCCCAGCGCATGGACTTCGGCCACGGAAACGCGCGCACGATCGCAGGGATCGCTTCGCCCAGAACGTCTCCGGTCTGGCGTCCCGGCTTTTCGGTGACTGCGAAGAACGTTGGCCGCCCCTTCACGTCGCGCACTTCCAGCTGGTCGCGCGTTACGCCGTTCTTGCGGCAAAACCCTTCCACGGCCTGGTCCGGCGCGTCGGCGGGCGGCCCCTTGGCCTCTTCGCTGACGGCTTCGGTCGCCCTGGGAAGATCGCGCGCGATCAGGGCAAGGCGGCGCGGCGTGGACCACACCGCGACCTCACCCACCGCAACGCCCGCCGCGTCCATTTCCTTGCGCAGCAGCTTTTCAAGATCGGCCCGCGCGCCGGCCTGCATCCGCGCGGGGATTTCCTCGCAGCGCAATTCAAGGAGGAAATCAGACATGATTTCCTCCGCAGCCCGCGCGCAGGCGGGGGCCGTGTTCATCGCTCACAACGATCCCGGCTTTCGCCGGGATCACGGAATTTGCGCCCTGCATCACTTCGTCCACCCCGGATATTCGCTTTCCCAGCGCGGAAGTTCCTTTGCCATGTAAGCCTCGCACGATCCGCGCGCGAGGTCGCGCACGCGGCCCATGTAGCTGGCGCGTTCCTGCACGCTGATCACGCCGCGCGCCTGCAGCAGGTTGAACAGGTGGCTCGCCTCGATCGCCTGTTCGTACGCGGCGATGGGCACATTGTTTTCAAGGCAGAGCTGGCATTCGGCCTCTGCCCGGCGGAAACCTTCGAACAGGCTTTCGGTATCGGCGACCTCGAAGTTCCACTTCGACATCTGCTTCTCGTTCTCGAGAAACACGTCGCCATAGGTCACGCCGTGATTGTTGAAGGCCAGGTCGTAAACGCTGTCCACGCCCTGGATATACATCGCCAGCCGTTCAAGGCCGTAAGTCAGCTCGCCCGCCACCGGCTTGCAATCAAAACCGCCCATCTGCTGGAAATAGGTGAACTGCGTCACTTCCATCCCGTCACACCAGACTTCCCAGCCCAGCCCCCAGGCGCCCAGCGTGGGCGATTCCCAGTCGTCCTCCACAAAGCGGATATCGTGCAGCAGAGGATCGATGCCGATTTCGCGCAGGCTCTTCAGGTAAAGCTCCTGCAGGTTTTCGGGGCTTGGCTTCAGGATCACCTGGTACTGGTAATAGTGCTGAAGCCGGTTGGGGTTTTCGCCATAGCGGCCGTCGGTCGGGCGGCGGCAGGGCTGCACGAACGCCGCGTTCCACGGCTCCGGCCCCAGCGCGCGCAGCGTGGTGGCGGTGTGGAACGTGCCCGCGCCCATGCGCATGTCATAAGGCTGAAGGATCAGGCAGCCCTGCTCGCTCCAGAACGCATGGAGGCGCAGGATCATGTCCTGCAGGCTCAGCACCTTCCTGCCGGAAGAACTGACAGTCGTTTCGGCGACGCTATTCATAGGCCGCCGCCTTTGGCGGATGGAAGCGGGCAAATCAACTGTAAGGCGGCCCGAATTCCCCCGCATCGCGCCACATTCGAACAAAAGGCAATGCTTCGTTCACGCCAAGCTGCTAGGCACCGGCCCCATGAGGATCCCGTTTCTTGCGCGCGCCATCGCCGCGTTCACCGCCGTCAGCCTTTCCGCAACGCCCGTTCTCGCCCAGACGCAGACGCTTCCCGCCCCGGTATCGCCCACGCAGGTTCCCGCTGCGGACAAAGAGGTTTCCGCACCGCTGCATCCCGCGTTGTGGGTGGTGAAGGACGATGACACCACGATCTATCTGTTCGGCACGATGCACGTGCTCAAGCCCGGACTGAACTGGTTCAACGGCCCGATTGCGCGCGCGCTGGACAATTCGGGCCAGCTTGTCACCGAAATCCTCGACCCGACCGGGGCCGACACGCAATCGGCCGTCCTTTCCCGCGCGGTGCTGCCCGCGGACAAGGATCTGCGCACCATGATGGATGACAAGCAGCGCACCGCTTACGAAGCGCTGCTGGCCCGTATCAAGCTGCCGTCCGCCGCCTTCGACCGTTTCAAGCCGTGGTATGTGGCGGTGGTGCTGTCCTCCCTGCCGCTGATCAAGCACGGGCTCGATCCGAAAAGCGGAGCCGAGGCGCTGCTGGAAAAGAAGGCGCGCGAAGACGGCAAGCCCCAGGGCGCGCTGGAAACGGTCGACTATCAGCTGGGCCTGTTCGATTCGCTGCCCTACGATGCGCAGCTTGCCTATCTTTCGGCGGTGGTGGACGAATACGACCAGGTGGTTCCGCAGATCGACGCGCTGGTAAAGGCATGGGGCAACGGCGATGCCGAGGCGCTTGCCAAACAGATGAATTCCGACATGGACGATCCGCGCCTGAAACAGACCTTGCTGATCCAGCGCAACGAACACTGGGCGAAATGGATCGCCGAACGCCTGGCAAAACCCGGCACCGTGTTCGTGGCGGTTGGCGCCGGGCACCTTGCGGGCGACGGCAGCGTTCAGGACCAGCTCAAGGGTCTGGGAATCAAGACCGCCCGCGTGCAATAGCACCGATCCATGTCGTTGCTTCGTAACGTCCTGCTGGCCGGTCTGGTCCTGCTCGTCTCCGCGTGCGGCGGGGCGGACGATCGCGGACCCGCGCAACCCGCGCCGCGCGTCGCGCTGTGGGAAATCGCCGACGCTTCCGGCCCGCGTGCATGGATCATGGGCACGGTCCACGCCCTGCCCGCCGGAACGCGCTGGCGCAGCAAGGCGATAGACGACTCGGTGGCCGCATCGGACCGGATCGTGTTCGAGATCGGGCAGGAACTGGACGAGAAGATCGCGGGCGAAGCGCTGGCAAGGCTGGCCTTCACGCGCGGCCTGCCGCCGCCTTCGCACCGGATCGACGCGAAATACCGGCCCGATCTTGCCGCGACCTATCGCGAACTGGGGCTGGACGATGCATCCTTCGCGGACGAGGAAAGCTGGGCGGTGGCCCTGCAACTCGCCGCGATTGCCGGGCGCAAGGAAGGCATCGATCCGGAACACGGGGTTGAACCCGAACTGCGCCGGATGGCGGGAAGCAAGCCCATAAAGGGTTTCGAGACGATCGACAGCCAGTTTGCGATCTTCGACCGCCTTCCCGCGTCCGACCAGAAGGTTCTGCTGGAACAGGTCGCCAGCGACGCGGCAAGTCCCGAAGACGAAGACACCGACATGATGAAGATGTGGCTGCGCGGCGATACCGAGGGAATAGACCGCGAATCGCGCAAGGGATTCCTTGCCGATAACGGCTTGCGCGATGCGTTGCTGATCCGCCGCAACCAGAACTGGGCACGGCAACTGGACAAACTGCTGCAAGGCGGCGCCCGGCCCTTCGTGGCTGTGGGCGCATCGCACGTTTCGGGGCCGGACGGGTTGCCCGCGATCATGGCGCAGCATGGCTGGACGGTGCGGCGCATCCAGTAAGCGCGCAACCGCAGGCCCGCCGCCGGTGCGCGCCATCGCTTGCTTTTTCCCCAATTTGCGCTAAGGGCCGCCGCTTCCCCGTCATGGTCATCCCTGGAGGCGTGGCGGAGGGAACGTTTATTTCAACAGCGAATTCGGAAGGTACAGACTATGAGCGACGCTCTTACCCTGTCGGCCGAGACGCGCGAACGGGCAGGCAAGGGAGCCTCCCGCGCCCTGCGTCGTGAAGGCCGCGTCCCCGCCGTCGTATATGGCGGCAAGCAGGAACCGCTTG contains:
- a CDS encoding TraB/GumN family protein; the encoded protein is MRIPFLARAIAAFTAVSLSATPVLAQTQTLPAPVSPTQVPAADKEVSAPLHPALWVVKDDDTTIYLFGTMHVLKPGLNWFNGPIARALDNSGQLVTEILDPTGADTQSAVLSRAVLPADKDLRTMMDDKQRTAYEALLARIKLPSAAFDRFKPWYVAVVLSSLPLIKHGLDPKSGAEALLEKKAREDGKPQGALETVDYQLGLFDSLPYDAQLAYLSAVVDEYDQVVPQIDALVKAWGNGDAEALAKQMNSDMDDPRLKQTLLIQRNEHWAKWIAERLAKPGTVFVAVGAGHLAGDGSVQDQLKGLGIKTARVQ
- a CDS encoding TraB/GumN family protein; this translates as MSLLRNVLLAGLVLLVSACGGADDRGPAQPAPRVALWEIADASGPRAWIMGTVHALPAGTRWRSKAIDDSVAASDRIVFEIGQELDEKIAGEALARLAFTRGLPPPSHRIDAKYRPDLAATYRELGLDDASFADEESWAVALQLAAIAGRKEGIDPEHGVEPELRRMAGSKPIKGFETIDSQFAIFDRLPASDQKVLLEQVASDAASPEDEDTDMMKMWLRGDTEGIDRESRKGFLADNGLRDALLIRRNQNWARQLDKLLQGGARPFVAVGASHVSGPDGLPAIMAQHGWTVRRIQ
- the glyS gene encoding glycine--tRNA ligase subunit beta, yielding MSDFLLELRCEEIPARMQAGARADLEKLLRKEMDAAGVAVGEVAVWSTPRRLALIARDLPRATEAVSEEAKGPPADAPDQAVEGFCRKNGVTRDQLEVRDVKGRPTFFAVTEKPGRQTGDVLGEAIPAIVRAFPWPKSMRWGAASLSTESLRWVRPLSGIVALLDQDVVECEVGGIASGQVTRGHRFHYSGDVVIDGAHDYADKLRQAHVIVDHAEREALIRDRAREVASEAGLTLVEDEGLVIENAGLTEWPVPMLGRFEEDFLEVPPEVIQLTARVNQKYFVCEDKQGKLANAFVCTANIDAIDGGTAIVDGNRKVLAARLSDARFFWDQDRKVPLAEQAKKLERITFHEKLGTVADKVERVAKLARWLVESDIVVPAKAGTAAGSAQPTAMPASAGMTKEQLADMAEQAARLCKADLVTEMVGEFPELQGLMGGYYARAEGLPGEVADAIRDHYKPVGQGDEVPTAPVTVAVSLADKLDTLAGFFYGEMPPSGSKDPFALRRAAIGFLSVIQSNDIRLPLLLAGLFAASNVGFREQISPLARIWPTVDSIAKLRTALGWREMFDPLIEAATKQSNEQASLIMIRSKAATMDLLDFFADRLKVQQREAGVRHDLIDAVFALGGEDDLVRLLARVHALQAFIGTEDGTNLLAGYKRAANILKKEDYPSSTVTPAEAGVSGGGASPAAMPASAGMTNPLSYTPEPAEKALMDALDTAEPRADAAVAAEDFTAAMEALASLRAPIDAFFDSVTVNDADEEKRAARLALLDRFRAAVHKVADFSRIEG
- a CDS encoding glycine--tRNA ligase subunit alpha — protein: MNSVAETTVSSSGRKVLSLQDMILRLHAFWSEQGCLILQPYDMRMGAGTFHTATTLRALGPEPWNAAFVQPCRRPTDGRYGENPNRLQHYYQYQVILKPSPENLQELYLKSLREIGIDPLLHDIRFVEDDWESPTLGAWGLGWEVWCDGMEVTQFTYFQQMGGFDCKPVAGELTYGLERLAMYIQGVDSVYDLAFNNHGVTYGDVFLENEKQMSKWNFEVADTESLFEGFRRAEAECQLCLENNVPIAAYEQAIEASHLFNLLQARGVISVQERASYMGRVRDLARGSCEAYMAKELPRWESEYPGWTK